One part of the Sphingobacterium sp. LZ7M1 genome encodes these proteins:
- a CDS encoding (Fe-S)-binding protein — protein MISQLIFGIILLAALVLFYRNASKIYRNIKLGKSVDRFDQPGERIKIMLLVAFGQKKMFKRPIPALLHLFVYVGFVIINIEMLEIVIDGLFGTHRVFSEALGGLYDFLIFSFEILAFLVLMGCVVFMIRRNVLKVKRLNQSELNNWPKTDANLILTAEILLMAAFLTMNAADLKLQVLAVDGYHAVGSFPISSYLVGILPDSPEVLIGIERFCWWFHIIGVLAFLNYLPISKHLHILLAFPNTYFSRLEPKGEFNNMPSVTEEVKVMLDPSLPPPTGEPSRFGVKDVQDLTWKNLLDAYTCTECGRCTSACPANMTGKLLSPRKIMMDTRDRIEEVGKNIDKNGSFVEDGKALLDTYISREEIWACTSCNACVEQCPVNINPLEIIIGLRQYAVMEESQAPSSINNMFSNLENNGAPWKYAQADRANWANQ, from the coding sequence ATGATAAGTCAACTCATTTTTGGTATTATCTTACTGGCGGCCTTGGTCTTATTTTACAGGAATGCGAGTAAAATCTATAGAAATATAAAGCTAGGTAAATCGGTTGATCGCTTTGACCAGCCTGGAGAACGCATCAAGATCATGCTGTTGGTAGCTTTTGGACAGAAGAAGATGTTCAAGCGCCCCATTCCAGCTTTGCTCCATTTATTTGTGTATGTAGGTTTTGTCATCATCAATATCGAGATGCTGGAAATCGTGATTGATGGGTTATTTGGCACCCATCGTGTATTTTCAGAAGCATTGGGCGGACTATATGATTTCCTGATTTTCTCGTTTGAGATCTTGGCATTCTTGGTTTTGATGGGATGTGTGGTCTTTATGATCCGCAGAAATGTGCTGAAGGTCAAGCGCCTGAATCAAAGCGAACTGAACAATTGGCCAAAAACGGATGCCAACCTGATCCTTACAGCAGAGATCTTATTGATGGCTGCCTTTTTAACGATGAATGCTGCAGACCTAAAATTACAGGTCCTTGCAGTTGATGGCTATCATGCAGTGGGTTCCTTTCCAATCAGCTCCTATTTAGTTGGCATCCTTCCGGATTCGCCGGAGGTATTGATTGGGATTGAAAGATTCTGCTGGTGGTTCCATATCATTGGGGTCTTGGCTTTCCTGAATTACTTACCGATCTCCAAACATTTACATATCCTATTGGCATTCCCCAATACCTATTTCAGCAGATTGGAACCAAAAGGCGAGTTCAACAACATGCCATCTGTGACCGAAGAGGTGAAAGTGATGTTGGATCCTAGTCTCCCGCCCCCTACTGGCGAACCAAGCCGATTTGGGGTCAAGGATGTTCAGGACCTGACCTGGAAGAATCTTTTGGATGCCTATACCTGTACGGAATGTGGCCGTTGTACATCGGCATGTCCTGCAAATATGACCGGGAAATTGCTGTCACCTCGTAAGATCATGATGGATACCCGTGACCGTATAGAAGAGGTTGGAAAGAATATAGACAAGAATGGAAGCTTTGTAGAGGATGGAAAGGCTTTATTGGACACTTATATCAGTAGAGAGGAGATTTGGGCCTGTACGAGCTGTAATGCCTGTGTGGAGCAATGTCCAGTCAACATCAATCCATTGGAGATTATCATAGGACTAAGGCAGTATGCCGTGATGGAAGAATCTCAGGCCCCATCCAGCATCAATAACATGTTCTCTAACTTAGAGAATAACGGTGCGCCGTGGAAATATGCACAGGCAGACCGTGCGAATTGGGCAAATCAATAA
- a CDS encoding Gfo/Idh/MocA family oxidoreductase yields MTENKIVTGILSYGMSGRVFHAPFIEVNPNFELRGIVERSKKLAQDRYPNIISYDSVDDLINDPEIELVIVNTPNDTHVEFALKALKAGKHVLIEKPFAPTAPEANVLFKVANDMGKHILPFHNRRFDTDFLALKKVIENNEVGRPIELHIRFDRFKPELGPKLFKETKIPASGVIYDLGSHLLDQAISLFGKPKAMTKVRGVYRPGSIVDDYGCIILNYTSGLNVYITASLLVANPQASFVLHGTKGSFIKNRTDVQEAQLIDGMLPNNPAYGIEPEGMEGVLTSPDEEGNLVSRFVPAELGNYMELFDEVYRTIREDEPYFVTKDQILWQLEILGPNK; encoded by the coding sequence ATGACAGAAAACAAAATAGTTACAGGTATATTGTCGTATGGAATGTCCGGAAGGGTATTCCATGCGCCATTTATAGAGGTTAACCCAAACTTCGAATTAAGAGGAATTGTAGAGCGATCCAAGAAATTGGCGCAGGATAGATACCCAAATATCATCAGCTATGATTCAGTAGACGACTTGATCAACGATCCTGAGATTGAATTGGTCATTGTCAACACTCCCAACGATACCCATGTTGAGTTCGCGTTAAAAGCTCTGAAGGCCGGCAAACATGTGCTGATCGAAAAGCCTTTTGCACCAACTGCACCGGAAGCAAATGTGCTCTTTAAGGTGGCAAATGATATGGGAAAACATATCTTACCTTTCCATAACCGCCGTTTTGATACCGATTTCCTGGCACTGAAGAAGGTCATAGAGAACAATGAGGTTGGGCGTCCTATCGAATTGCACATTCGCTTTGATCGCTTTAAACCAGAGTTGGGTCCAAAGCTGTTTAAAGAAACTAAAATCCCAGCATCAGGGGTCATTTACGACCTCGGTTCACACTTACTTGACCAGGCTATTTCCTTATTTGGCAAGCCTAAAGCGATGACCAAGGTTCGGGGCGTTTATAGGCCAGGTTCCATTGTGGATGACTATGGTTGTATTATCCTGAATTATACCTCTGGCTTGAATGTGTATATCACAGCTAGTCTTTTAGTGGCCAATCCTCAAGCTAGTTTTGTGCTCCATGGCACCAAGGGTAGTTTCATCAAAAATAGAACCGACGTGCAAGAAGCACAATTGATCGATGGGATGCTCCCTAACAATCCTGCCTATGGAATCGAGCCTGAAGGAATGGAAGGGGTCTTGACCAGTCCGGATGAAGAAGGTAATTTGGTTTCTAGGTTTGTTCCTGCTGAATTAGGGAATTACATGGAATTATTCGATGAAGTCTATCGCACAATTCGGGAAGATGAACCTTACTTTGTCACTAAAGACCAAATTCTTTGGCAGTTAGAGATTCTAGGACCAAATAAATAA
- a CDS encoding phosphoenolpyruvate carboxylase, translating to MRLSQKTIAFQNEVLTRFDLYKSLFLTLPFQRVKHTGTILPFFTTHCEKGVEEHLSPEVIIDSFFGQYEQYVQEDDRLDLLFRIVQYIERQVVLFDAVEDSAFKAVGKSDETGGLESIFNLAQTNPQLKKQVVSRLKDMSVRLVLTAHPTQFYPGPVLSIINDLIDELKKNDIPTIHLLLQQLGKTPFINKQSPTPVDEAISLAWFLENVFYSVASGIEAKIEDELEINPKDVNHLIELGFWPGGDRDGNPNVTWESTKKVANLLRTILFRCYYRDFRIVKRRITFRGVEQYMEELQELFYENSFNPSDKPVDETERILHNLTEIIRVLKENHDGLFVEIVEDLRRKVQTFGCYFTTLDIRQDSSALRSTFDWLVKTYPKETGIKLKEIEGSEEEKEKHIKFTEANLELQDGIDPLVEDTIKVIRLIKEIQSTGSERAVQRFIISNCQQASDILGLMQLFLWEGWTKKDLTMDFVPLFETVDDLKHAADVMRSLYSNPVYAAHLKKRGNKQTIMLGFSDSTKDGGYLMANWSIYKAKIELTAISREYDVDLIFFDGRGGPPARGGGKTQRFYASMGKEIENNHIQLTIQGQTISSQYGSLDSAKYNIEQLLHAGLISDLQQRVGDTLTAKQKDVIDRMAAESHQKFLELRHHPLFLKYLETLSPLKSLSSMNISSRPMKRNSGRELRLEDLRAISFVTSWSQLKQNIPGFFGVGSALQWAEDNNLWSYVKNLYETSGMFNTVIDNCMMSMTKSNFDITSYMKDDARFGEFWTMLKDEFDLTKKYLLKLTGMKELMENYPVERASILEREKIILPLLIIQHYAIRLLEKQKMEESKAETYRKLIGRTIYGVVNAGRNLA from the coding sequence ATGAGATTAAGCCAAAAGACAATAGCTTTTCAGAATGAAGTCCTCACGAGGTTCGATTTATATAAAAGTTTGTTCTTGACTTTGCCCTTTCAAAGGGTAAAGCATACGGGGACTATCCTACCATTTTTTACGACCCATTGTGAAAAAGGAGTGGAGGAGCATTTATCGCCTGAGGTTATCATCGATAGTTTCTTCGGTCAATATGAGCAGTACGTTCAGGAAGATGACCGTCTAGACTTGTTATTTCGCATTGTTCAATATATAGAACGTCAGGTTGTTTTATTTGATGCGGTGGAAGATTCTGCCTTCAAGGCCGTTGGAAAAAGCGATGAAACCGGCGGATTGGAATCCATTTTCAATCTGGCCCAGACAAATCCCCAATTAAAGAAACAGGTCGTTTCCAGATTAAAGGATATGTCCGTTAGGTTAGTTTTGACCGCACACCCGACCCAGTTCTATCCTGGTCCAGTGCTGTCCATCATCAATGACCTGATTGATGAACTCAAGAAAAACGATATTCCAACCATACACCTGTTGCTTCAGCAATTAGGGAAAACACCATTTATCAATAAGCAAAGTCCGACTCCGGTGGATGAGGCCATCAGTTTGGCTTGGTTCCTTGAAAACGTCTTTTATAGTGTTGCATCGGGAATCGAAGCTAAAATAGAAGATGAGCTGGAAATCAATCCTAAGGATGTCAATCACCTTATCGAGTTAGGATTTTGGCCAGGTGGCGACCGTGACGGGAATCCAAATGTGACCTGGGAAAGCACGAAAAAGGTGGCAAATCTGTTGAGAACCATTCTCTTTAGATGTTATTATCGTGATTTCAGGATCGTAAAAAGAAGGATTACCTTCCGTGGGGTGGAACAGTACATGGAAGAGCTACAAGAGCTGTTCTATGAAAACAGTTTCAACCCAAGTGATAAACCTGTTGATGAAACAGAAAGGATCTTGCACAACCTGACCGAGATCATTCGCGTTCTGAAAGAAAACCATGACGGACTGTTTGTAGAGATCGTGGAAGATTTGAGACGAAAAGTCCAAACTTTCGGCTGCTATTTCACGACTTTAGATATCCGCCAAGACAGCAGTGCCTTGCGTAGTACCTTTGATTGGTTGGTAAAAACCTATCCAAAAGAGACGGGAATTAAACTAAAAGAGATTGAAGGCTCGGAAGAAGAGAAGGAAAAACACATCAAATTCACCGAAGCAAACCTAGAATTGCAAGATGGCATAGATCCACTTGTCGAAGATACCATTAAGGTTATCCGATTGATAAAGGAAATCCAATCCACAGGAAGTGAAAGAGCTGTTCAACGCTTTATAATTTCCAATTGCCAACAGGCATCCGATATCTTGGGCTTGATGCAGCTATTCCTATGGGAGGGCTGGACCAAGAAAGATCTAACCATGGATTTTGTTCCTCTATTCGAAACCGTTGATGATCTGAAGCATGCAGCCGACGTAATGCGCAGCTTATATTCAAATCCCGTGTATGCTGCTCACCTGAAGAAAAGAGGAAACAAACAGACCATTATGCTGGGTTTCTCTGATAGCACCAAGGATGGCGGTTACCTGATGGCCAACTGGTCGATCTATAAAGCTAAGATCGAATTGACAGCCATTTCAAGGGAGTATGATGTGGATCTGATATTCTTCGACGGTCGTGGTGGCCCTCCAGCGCGTGGCGGTGGTAAAACCCAGCGTTTCTATGCTTCCATGGGTAAGGAGATCGAAAACAACCACATTCAATTGACGATCCAAGGTCAGACCATCAGTAGTCAGTATGGCTCGTTGGATTCTGCAAAATATAATATTGAACAATTGCTACATGCAGGTTTGATCTCTGATCTGCAGCAAAGGGTAGGCGATACATTGACAGCAAAGCAGAAAGATGTAATCGATCGCATGGCAGCAGAGAGCCATCAGAAATTCTTGGAATTAAGGCATCATCCTTTGTTCCTGAAATATCTGGAAACCTTAAGTCCATTGAAATCACTATCCAGCATGAATATCTCCAGCAGGCCGATGAAGAGAAATTCGGGTAGGGAATTGAGGTTGGAAGACCTTCGTGCCATCAGTTTTGTGACTTCATGGAGCCAGTTGAAACAGAATATCCCTGGATTCTTTGGTGTAGGTTCGGCTTTGCAATGGGCAGAGGACAATAACCTTTGGTCATATGTGAAGAACCTGTACGAAACTTCAGGTATGTTCAATACGGTAATCGACAACTGTATGATGTCCATGACAAAGTCCAATTTTGATATCACGTCCTATATGAAAGACGATGCAAGATTTGGTGAATTCTGGACAATGTTGAAAGATGAGTTCGATTTAACCAAGAAATATCTGTTAAAACTGACCGGCATGAAAGAATTAATGGAAAATTATCCAGTGGAAAGAGCTTCTATTTTAGAAAGAGAAAAAATTATCCTTCCATTGTTGATTATCCAGCATTATGCCATCCGTTTGCTTGAAAAGCAGAAAATGGAAGAGTCTAAAGCAGAAACATACCGCAAATTAATTGGCCGTACCATTTATGGAGTGGTGAATGCAGGAAGAAATTTAGCTTAG
- a CDS encoding (Fe-S)-binding protein, protein MENQLHIPTVAELVAKGESPDLLFWVGCAGSFDERAQRITRDICKILQHVGIKYAILGTEESCTGDPAKRAGNEFLFQMQAMMNIQVLDGYEIKKIVTACPHCFNTIKNEYPSLGGHYEVIHHSQLIQSLIDEGKLRPADGHEFKGKKITFHDPCYLGRGNGVYEAPRKALEVLDADLVELKRCKSNGLCCGAGGAQMFKEPEKGNKDINVERIEDVIESKASIVAAACPFCMTMLSDGVKVKEKEQEIKVLDIAEITAKANNL, encoded by the coding sequence ATGGAAAATCAATTACATATACCTACCGTTGCAGAGTTAGTTGCCAAGGGCGAAAGCCCAGACCTGTTGTTCTGGGTTGGCTGTGCAGGAAGTTTTGACGAACGTGCGCAGCGTATTACCAGGGACATCTGCAAGATCCTCCAACATGTAGGCATCAAATATGCCATTTTAGGGACCGAAGAAAGCTGTACCGGCGATCCGGCAAAGCGTGCAGGAAATGAGTTTTTATTTCAGATGCAGGCAATGATGAACATCCAGGTACTGGATGGTTATGAAATCAAAAAGATCGTTACGGCCTGTCCGCATTGTTTCAATACCATCAAGAATGAATATCCAAGCCTAGGTGGCCATTACGAAGTGATCCACCATTCGCAGTTGATCCAATCCTTAATCGACGAGGGTAAACTGAGACCTGCCGATGGCCATGAATTTAAAGGGAAGAAGATCACCTTCCATGACCCTTGTTATCTAGGACGTGGGAACGGGGTATATGAGGCCCCTCGCAAAGCACTAGAGGTACTGGATGCTGACCTTGTGGAACTAAAACGCTGTAAATCGAACGGTTTGTGCTGTGGTGCTGGTGGCGCCCAGATGTTCAAGGAACCTGAAAAGGGTAACAAGGATATCAATGTAGAGCGAATTGAAGACGTCATTGAATCCAAAGCGAGCATCGTTGCTGCCGCATGCCCATTCTGCATGACCATGTTGAGCGATGGTGTCAAAGTAAAAGAAAAAGAACAGGAAATCAAGGTGCTGGATATTGCGGAGATTACGGCAAAAGCCAATAACCTGTAG
- a CDS encoding exopolyphosphatase, protein MRYAAIDIGSNAVRLLIADIIVRENEITFNKNTLLRVPLRLGDDAFIHQHISEGKFESMIKTMSAFRNLMDVYKVSDYMACATSAMRDADNGKDVVKACKEAGVDIDIIDGAIEAQIIYNVHSHTSMDRNKVYLYIDVGGGSTEISLFANGDLVASRSFNLGTIRILDNQDSPETWDDMKLWVKNITKGYKNIYGIGSGGNINKLSRLANEKADKPISYAKLKALYVYLNSYSLKDRINVLELKQDRADVIIPASEIFLTIMKVGHLKNIMAPRIGLADGIIQTLINKNLKKEKV, encoded by the coding sequence GTGAGATATGCCGCTATTGATATCGGTTCAAATGCAGTCCGCCTGTTGATTGCCGATATTATTGTAAGAGAGAACGAAATCACATTTAACAAAAACACTTTACTTCGGGTTCCCCTTCGATTGGGAGACGACGCCTTTATACATCAACATATTTCTGAAGGAAAATTTGAGAGCATGATCAAGACCATGAGTGCTTTCAGGAACCTCATGGATGTCTATAAGGTTTCCGATTATATGGCTTGCGCTACATCTGCCATGCGTGATGCAGACAATGGAAAGGATGTTGTCAAGGCATGTAAGGAAGCAGGCGTGGACATTGATATCATTGATGGGGCAATAGAGGCCCAGATCATATACAATGTGCATAGCCATACCAGCATGGACAGAAATAAGGTTTATCTATATATCGATGTAGGTGGCGGTAGTACCGAGATATCATTGTTCGCCAATGGTGACTTGGTGGCTTCTAGATCCTTTAACCTAGGTACTATCCGTATCTTGGATAATCAAGATAGTCCGGAGACATGGGATGATATGAAGTTATGGGTGAAGAACATTACCAAAGGGTATAAGAATATTTATGGTATAGGAAGTGGAGGTAACATCAACAAGCTATCTCGTTTAGCTAATGAAAAAGCTGATAAGCCAATTTCATATGCGAAACTGAAAGCTTTATATGTATACCTGAACTCTTATTCATTGAAAGATAGGATCAATGTGCTTGAATTAAAGCAAGATAGGGCTGACGTTATTATTCCGGCCTCCGAGATCTTTTTGACCATAATGAAAGTAGGGCACCTGAAGAATATCATGGCGCCACGTATCGGTCTGGCTGATGGAATAATCCAAACATTGATCAATAAAAATCTGAAGAAGGAAAAGGTCTAA
- a CDS encoding GMC oxidoreductase, with protein MANSNDNFDVIVIGSGISGGWAAKEFCEKGFKTLVLERGFDVQHVKDYPTAYMDPWQFDHHNRVPLKIKQENPIASRCYAFNEDAMHFFTKDKDQEYVQEKPFDWIRGYHVGGKSLLWARQVQRWSDHDFEGPARDGFAVDWPIRYADIAPWYSHVEKFIGVSGNRDGNAAMPDGEFLPPFDLNAVEQMIQKKLPSKYKDRQVIAGRCAHITDPQPIHIAQGRTKCQNRTMCQRGCPFGGYFSSNSSTLPWAAKTGNLTIRPNSIVESIIYSEDQKKATGVRIIDAETQKTSEYFAKVIFVNASTIASNQILLNSTSKRFPNGLGNDSGLLGKYIAFHNYLGSISANIDGFEDMYYYGRRPTQPIIPNFRNVKKQEMDFLRGYASFFGAYRGRGGSSEMQVGADFKDSLSEVGGWGISMMMQGETIPKAENHVRLSTDLKDKYGMAQLIFNVGYDDNDQKSMQDFLDQGAEMLDYIGAKNISQHNSQQNPGLDIHEMGGARMGNDPKTSILNKWNQVHDCKNVFVTDGASMTSTGTQNPSLTFMALTARAANFAMDEMKKGNL; from the coding sequence ATGGCAAATAGTAACGACAACTTTGATGTTATCGTCATTGGATCGGGGATCTCCGGAGGATGGGCAGCAAAAGAATTCTGTGAAAAAGGCTTCAAGACCTTAGTCTTGGAACGTGGTTTTGATGTGCAGCATGTCAAGGACTATCCAACTGCTTATATGGATCCTTGGCAATTTGATCATCATAATCGGGTGCCACTTAAAATTAAACAGGAGAATCCTATTGCCTCCAGATGCTATGCCTTCAATGAGGATGCCATGCATTTCTTTACCAAGGACAAGGATCAGGAATATGTGCAGGAAAAACCCTTTGATTGGATCAGGGGGTATCATGTAGGCGGTAAGTCGCTGTTATGGGCAAGACAGGTACAGCGATGGAGCGATCATGATTTTGAAGGGCCTGCCAGGGATGGATTTGCCGTAGATTGGCCTATCCGATATGCCGATATTGCCCCTTGGTATAGTCACGTAGAAAAATTCATTGGAGTTTCAGGAAATCGAGATGGCAATGCAGCCATGCCCGATGGTGAATTTCTTCCTCCATTTGACCTGAATGCGGTGGAACAGATGATCCAAAAGAAATTACCGAGCAAGTATAAGGATCGGCAGGTCATTGCTGGGCGCTGTGCCCATATTACAGACCCTCAGCCAATCCATATCGCACAGGGAAGGACCAAGTGCCAGAACAGGACCATGTGTCAACGGGGATGTCCCTTTGGCGGTTATTTCAGTTCCAATTCATCTACCTTGCCATGGGCCGCTAAAACAGGAAATTTAACCATCAGGCCTAATTCCATCGTGGAATCTATTATCTATAGTGAGGACCAAAAGAAAGCCACAGGAGTGAGGATAATTGATGCCGAAACCCAGAAAACTTCCGAATATTTCGCGAAGGTGATTTTTGTGAATGCTTCTACCATCGCAAGTAACCAGATTTTATTGAACTCGACCTCCAAGCGGTTTCCAAATGGTTTAGGTAATGACTCGGGTCTACTTGGTAAATATATCGCTTTCCATAATTACCTGGGTTCAATTTCTGCGAACATTGATGGTTTTGAGGATATGTATTATTACGGTCGCAGACCTACACAACCAATTATTCCCAACTTCAGGAATGTGAAGAAACAGGAAATGGACTTCCTTCGCGGTTATGCCTCTTTCTTTGGTGCATATCGTGGCCGTGGAGGAAGTAGTGAGATGCAAGTAGGGGCGGACTTTAAAGATAGCCTGTCTGAAGTAGGTGGATGGGGGATCAGTATGATGATGCAAGGTGAAACCATTCCAAAAGCGGAAAACCATGTTCGTTTAAGTACTGACCTTAAAGATAAATACGGTATGGCGCAGCTCATCTTTAATGTTGGCTATGACGATAATGACCAAAAGAGCATGCAAGACTTCCTGGATCAAGGAGCGGAGATGTTAGATTATATAGGTGCGAAGAATATCAGTCAGCACAACAGTCAGCAGAACCCAGGATTAGATATCCATGAAATGGGAGGAGCGAGGATGGGGAACGACCCTAAAACTTCCATTCTGAACAAATGGAATCAGGTACATGACTGTAAGAATGTTTTTGTCACGGATGGAGCCAGCATGACTTCGACCGGCACACAAAACCCTTCCCTGACCTTTATGGCCTTGACAGCTCGTGCAGCCAATTTTGCCATGGATGAAATGAAAAAAGGAAATCTATAA
- a CDS encoding OmpH family outer membrane protein codes for MKSVVLATGILLAGNAVNAQQKIGHINTAEIVQSTNEFKAAEGQMQTLQETKQKEIQGMISEYQKQQNNANEKLRNRSEANKETVDAEVQTIANTMREMETRIQSVQQAAQEEIGKKQQELYAPIEQKVMTAINAVAKEKGYAYVFDISSGSVPYFQGGDDLTADIKTKLGVSATAAPAAAPKK; via the coding sequence TTGAAAAGTGTAGTATTAGCAACAGGAATTTTATTGGCGGGTAACGCAGTAAATGCACAACAAAAAATTGGACATATCAACACAGCTGAAATTGTTCAGTCTACCAATGAGTTCAAAGCTGCTGAAGGTCAAATGCAAACCTTACAAGAGACTAAGCAAAAGGAAATTCAAGGTATGATCAGTGAGTACCAAAAGCAACAAAACAATGCGAACGAGAAATTGAGAAACCGTAGTGAAGCGAACAAAGAAACTGTAGATGCAGAGGTTCAAACTATCGCTAACACTATGCGTGAAATGGAAACTCGTATCCAAAGTGTTCAACAAGCTGCACAAGAAGAAATTGGCAAAAAACAACAAGAATTATACGCTCCTATCGAGCAAAAAGTAATGACTGCTATCAATGCTGTAGCTAAAGAAAAAGGCTATGCATATGTTTTTGACATCTCTTCTGGTAGTGTTCCTTACTTCCAAGGTGGTGACGACTTGACTGCAGACATCAAAACTAAATTAGGTGTTTCTGCTACTGCTGCACCAGCTGCTGCTCCAAAGAAATAA